A single genomic interval of Festucalex cinctus isolate MCC-2025b chromosome 16, RoL_Fcin_1.0, whole genome shotgun sequence harbors:
- the LOC144003631 gene encoding uncharacterized protein LOC144003631 isoform X5 has protein sequence MCYRNYCKYMSSRKLHLNTRVSEFRELFKFQHGGERRRIREWRPDNWRRVALGVVSTGVLPSEEQEQCSRKGLHEVCCSCVAEAAMDQTQEGLSQHQVVEEDLDQG, from the exons ATGTGTTATCGTAATTATTGTAAATACATGTCGAGTAGGAAATTGCATTTGAACACCAGAGTTTCCGAGTTCAGAGAACtattcaagtttcaacatggcggagagCGCAGAAGGATTCGTGAATG gCGTCCAGATAATTGGAGACGTGTGGCATTGGGAGTGGTGTCAACAG GTGTTTTACCATCAGAGGAACAGGAGCAGTGTTCAAGGAAAG gtcttcATGAAGTTTGCTGTTCTTGTGTTGCAGAGGCAGCGATGGATCAAACGCAAGAGG GGTTGTCTCAGCACCAGGTCGTAGAAGAGGACCTGGACCAAG GCTGA
- the LOC144003631 gene encoding uncharacterized protein LOC144003631 isoform X4 has product MCYRNYCKYMSSRKLHLNTRVSEFRELFKFQHGGERRRIREWRPDNWRRVALGVVSTGVLPSEEQEQCSRKGLHEVCCSCVAEAAMDQTQEGLSQHQVVEEDLDQGS; this is encoded by the exons ATGTGTTATCGTAATTATTGTAAATACATGTCGAGTAGGAAATTGCATTTGAACACCAGAGTTTCCGAGTTCAGAGAACtattcaagtttcaacatggcggagagCGCAGAAGGATTCGTGAATG gCGTCCAGATAATTGGAGACGTGTGGCATTGGGAGTGGTGTCAACAG GTGTTTTACCATCAGAGGAACAGGAGCAGTGTTCAAGGAAAG gtcttcATGAAGTTTGCTGTTCTTGTGTTGCAGAGGCAGCGATGGATCAAACGCAAGAGG GGTTGTCTCAGCACCAGGTCGTAGAAGAGGACCTGGACCAAGGTA GCTGA
- the LOC144003631 gene encoding uncharacterized protein LOC144003631 isoform X2: protein MAESAEGFVNGVQIIGDVWHWEWCQQVFYHQRNRSSVQGKVFMKFAVLVLQRQRWIKRKRDRYGENVGRADGCYMPVQSSCLQDLAEDGLLLFALSGSRAAFCWFDGLSQHQVVEEDLDQG from the exons atggcggagagCGCAGAAGGATTCGTGAATG gCGTCCAGATAATTGGAGACGTGTGGCATTGGGAGTGGTGTCAACAG GTGTTTTACCATCAGAGGAACAGGAGCAGTGTTCAAGGAAAG gtcttcATGAAGTTTGCTGTTCTTGTGTTGCAGAGGCAGCGATGGATCAAACGCAAGAGG GACAGGTATGGAGAAAATGTTGGGAGAGCTGATGGCTGTTACATGCCAGTGCAGTCAAGTTGTTTGCAAGATCTTGCTGaagatggtctgttgttgtTTGCCTTGTCTGGATCCAGAGCAGCGTTTTGTTGGTTTGATG GGTTGTCTCAGCACCAGGTCGTAGAAGAGGACCTGGACCAAG GCTGA
- the LOC144003631 gene encoding uncharacterized protein LOC144003631 isoform X1 — protein sequence MAESAEGFVNGVQIIGDVWHWEWCQQVFYHQRNRSSVQGKVFMKFAVLVLQRQRWIKRKRDRYGENVGRADGCYMPVQSSCLQDLAEDGLLLFALSGSRAAFCWFDGLSQHQVVEEDLDQGS from the exons atggcggagagCGCAGAAGGATTCGTGAATG gCGTCCAGATAATTGGAGACGTGTGGCATTGGGAGTGGTGTCAACAG GTGTTTTACCATCAGAGGAACAGGAGCAGTGTTCAAGGAAAG gtcttcATGAAGTTTGCTGTTCTTGTGTTGCAGAGGCAGCGATGGATCAAACGCAAGAGG GACAGGTATGGAGAAAATGTTGGGAGAGCTGATGGCTGTTACATGCCAGTGCAGTCAAGTTGTTTGCAAGATCTTGCTGaagatggtctgttgttgtTTGCCTTGTCTGGATCCAGAGCAGCGTTTTGTTGGTTTGATG GGTTGTCTCAGCACCAGGTCGTAGAAGAGGACCTGGACCAAGGTA GCTGA
- the LOC144003631 gene encoding uncharacterized protein LOC144003631 isoform X3, which produces MAESAEGFVNGVQIIGDVWHWEWCQQVFYHQRNRSSVQGKRQRWIKRKRDRYGENVGRADGCYMPVQSSCLQDLAEDGLLLFALSGSRAAFCWFDGLSQHQVVEEDLDQGS; this is translated from the exons atggcggagagCGCAGAAGGATTCGTGAATG gCGTCCAGATAATTGGAGACGTGTGGCATTGGGAGTGGTGTCAACAG GTGTTTTACCATCAGAGGAACAGGAGCAGTGTTCAAGGAAAG AGGCAGCGATGGATCAAACGCAAGAGG GACAGGTATGGAGAAAATGTTGGGAGAGCTGATGGCTGTTACATGCCAGTGCAGTCAAGTTGTTTGCAAGATCTTGCTGaagatggtctgttgttgtTTGCCTTGTCTGGATCCAGAGCAGCGTTTTGTTGGTTTGATG GGTTGTCTCAGCACCAGGTCGTAGAAGAGGACCTGGACCAAGGTA GCTGA